A single window of Candidatus Rhabdochlamydia oedothoracis DNA harbors:
- a CDS encoding HPr family phosphocarrier protein yields the protein MKKKYKGFFIVANEKGLHTRPSTELLRCATSFKAEVTLKYQQEIVNAKSLLGILILAADKGAKIDVEAIGEDADEAVKAILTLARNKFNINY from the coding sequence ATGAAAAAAAAATACAAAGGCTTTTTTATTGTAGCTAATGAAAAAGGCCTACATACACGTCCTTCAACGGAATTACTTAGATGTGCTACAAGCTTTAAAGCAGAGGTTACATTAAAATACCAACAAGAGATTGTGAATGCTAAATCTCTTCTGGGTATTTTGATCTTAGCTGCTGATAAAGGAGCTAAGATCGATGTAGAGGCTATTGGAGAAGATGCAGACGAAGCTGTAAAGGCAATACTTACACTAGCCCGTAATAAATTTAACATTAATTATTAG
- a CDS encoding bifunctional nuclease family protein yields MDSELIPITFNKIMQSRSYTVIILGTEEKRFAIYTDPQVGNNIQMHLTEKKKPRPFTHDLIHAIFSGFDIRTAQIVIHDVEDTIYFARLYLEQKIGEKTTILEIDARPSDCITLSLLNNIPVFCRKEVLEKAIPVEE; encoded by the coding sequence ATGGATTCTGAGTTAATTCCCATTACTTTCAATAAAATTATGCAATCACGCTCTTATACCGTGATTATCCTGGGCACGGAAGAAAAGCGTTTTGCTATCTATACAGACCCCCAAGTGGGAAATAACATTCAAATGCACCTAACAGAGAAAAAAAAACCACGCCCTTTTACCCATGATCTCATTCATGCCATTTTTTCGGGTTTTGATATTCGGACAGCGCAAATTGTTATCCATGATGTAGAAGATACCATCTACTTTGCACGTTTATATTTGGAACAAAAAATCGGTGAAAAAACAACAATCTTAGAAATTGATGCTAGGCCTAGCGATTGCATCACTCTTTCTCTTTTAAACAATATTCCCGTCTTTTGCAGAAAAGAAGTTCTCGAAAAAGCTATCCCTGTTGAGGAATAA
- the rpiA gene encoding ribose 5-phosphate isomerase A → MSREEIKKKVGYKAAELIENNMLVGLGTGSTAFYFIERLIQRFHQGLKIEIVASSQQSFTQAKQGGLHLLDIDKLCSLDLTVDGADQIDSQKRMIKGAGGAHVREKIMASMSREMLVIIDESKIVKELGKIKLPVEILPFAARATIHHIEQAGYKGLLRTNADQSLYITDNQNYLFDIYFPTFIAFPEQEHQKLIQIPGVIDTGFFFNLAKRVIIGFFDGQIVIKQ, encoded by the coding sequence ATGTCTAGAGAAGAAATAAAAAAAAAGGTTGGTTACAAAGCTGCTGAACTAATTGAAAATAATATGTTAGTTGGGCTAGGAACCGGTTCTACTGCTTTTTATTTTATTGAAAGATTGATCCAACGCTTTCATCAAGGATTAAAAATAGAAATTGTTGCTAGCTCTCAACAATCTTTTACACAAGCTAAACAAGGCGGTCTCCATCTTTTAGATATCGATAAACTATGTTCTCTTGATTTAACCGTAGATGGAGCAGATCAAATCGATTCTCAAAAGCGTATGATTAAAGGAGCTGGTGGCGCTCATGTAAGAGAAAAAATTATGGCAAGTATGAGTCGAGAAATGCTTGTAATTATAGATGAGAGCAAAATAGTAAAAGAGTTAGGAAAAATCAAGCTGCCTGTTGAAATTCTCCCCTTTGCTGCAAGAGCTACCATACACCATATTGAACAAGCGGGCTATAAAGGTCTTCTACGTACAAATGCTGATCAATCTTTGTATATTACAGATAATCAAAATTATCTTTTCGACATCTATTTCCCTACATTCATTGCTTTTCCAGAACAAGAACATCAAAAATTGATCCAAATTCCAGGAGTTATAGATACCGGTTTCTTTTTTAATTTAGCTAAACGAGTAATTATTGGATTTTTCGATGGACAAATTGTAATTAAACAATAA
- a CDS encoding Nif3-like dinuclear metal center hexameric protein → MTLQDLLQYLNQLLQPELFSDVCPNGLQIEGKKTISRVAFAVSASLATIKQAIALKADALIVHHGIFWDKTSCILLGSKKQKFQLLLENEISLLAYHLPLDAHQTVGNNWKAARDLNLTDLKAFGSLCGNKIGVKAQIKPTLVESFQTKLEAYYEHVAHTSLGGKKQISSVAIVSGGAHWMIEQAIQEEVDCFITGSFDEPIWDLAYENGIHFFALGHFSTEKVGVKCLKQITTKHFAIPAHFINLFNPF, encoded by the coding sequence ATTACCTTACAAGATTTGTTACAATACCTCAATCAGCTTTTGCAGCCTGAGTTGTTTTCAGATGTGTGCCCAAATGGTTTGCAGATAGAGGGTAAAAAGACTATTTCCCGTGTTGCATTTGCTGTATCAGCTAGCCTAGCAACCATTAAACAAGCGATAGCCTTAAAAGCAGATGCTCTTATTGTGCACCATGGGATTTTTTGGGATAAAACCTCTTGTATTCTTTTAGGTTCTAAAAAACAAAAATTTCAGCTTTTGCTGGAAAATGAAATCTCTCTATTAGCTTATCATTTACCACTAGATGCGCATCAAACAGTTGGCAATAACTGGAAAGCAGCTCGTGATTTAAATTTAACAGACTTAAAAGCATTTGGATCACTATGTGGAAATAAGATTGGAGTAAAGGCTCAAATTAAGCCCACTCTAGTAGAGAGTTTTCAAACAAAATTAGAAGCGTACTATGAACATGTAGCGCATACGTCATTAGGGGGTAAGAAGCAAATATCTTCTGTTGCCATTGTGTCAGGAGGGGCGCATTGGATGATAGAACAAGCTATTCAAGAAGAGGTAGATTGTTTTATCACAGGTAGTTTTGATGAACCAATCTGGGACTTAGCTTATGAGAATGGGATTCATTTCTTTGCTTTAGGTCATTTTTCTACAGAAAAAGTGGGTGTAAAATGTTTAAAACAAATCACAACTAAACATTTTGCTATTCCTGCCCATTTTATCAATCTTTTTAATCCATTTTAG
- the tyrS gene encoding tyrosine--tRNA ligase, with the protein MIIEHLQKRGLLEATTSDELTNLLQKPTKVYLGFDPTADSLHIGHLVGIIVLHWFQKFGHTPVVVLGGATARIGDPSGKSIERPLLDTQTIITNVHSITKHFEQVLDFSDPSTRPLILNNDQWFKEYGFIDFLRDIGKYFRLSTMLAKDSVKTRLSSEEGISFTEFSYQLLQAYDFYRLYTDHNVQVQLGGSDQWGNITAGIDFVRKRISAQVFGYTFPLLTRMDGRKFGKTEEGAIWLSKDKCSAYQFYQYFYRTQDAEVIRLMRMLTFMDLEEIAEYERSIKSSEYVPNTAQKRLAEEVTQLIHGSTGLQIAQKVTQCLAPGGKAILEFDVLKEISANDMPVEYVQQSELIGQKYIDISVKIGLVSSKSEAARLIHNSGAYLNNQKIHDINFLIEPEMAIAGRFLVFSSGKRKKILVSIKK; encoded by the coding sequence ATGATTATAGAGCATTTGCAAAAACGCGGTTTGTTGGAAGCTACTACTAGTGATGAACTGACAAATCTTCTTCAAAAACCTACCAAAGTATATTTAGGATTTGATCCAACAGCAGATAGTTTGCATATTGGTCATTTAGTTGGTATTATCGTTTTGCACTGGTTTCAAAAATTTGGCCATACTCCTGTTGTTGTTTTAGGAGGGGCTACTGCACGAATTGGAGATCCTTCGGGTAAAAGTATAGAGCGTCCCTTACTCGATACTCAAACAATTATCACTAATGTGCATTCTATCACCAAACATTTTGAGCAAGTGCTTGATTTTTCAGACCCTTCTACGCGTCCTCTTATTCTCAATAATGATCAATGGTTCAAAGAATATGGATTTATTGATTTTTTACGAGATATAGGAAAGTATTTTCGATTGAGTACTATGCTAGCTAAAGATAGTGTAAAAACCCGTCTTTCTTCTGAAGAGGGAATAAGTTTTACAGAGTTTAGCTATCAATTATTGCAAGCTTATGATTTTTATCGTTTGTATACCGATCATAACGTACAGGTGCAGTTAGGTGGTAGCGATCAATGGGGCAATATTACAGCTGGAATCGATTTTGTACGCAAAAGAATAAGTGCGCAGGTGTTTGGATATACTTTTCCTTTACTTACTCGCATGGATGGCAGAAAATTTGGTAAAACAGAAGAAGGAGCGATTTGGCTTTCTAAAGATAAGTGTTCTGCTTATCAATTTTATCAGTATTTTTATCGAACCCAAGATGCAGAAGTTATTCGTTTAATGCGCATGCTTACCTTTATGGACTTAGAAGAAATTGCAGAATACGAGAGATCTATAAAGAGTTCAGAATATGTTCCCAATACGGCACAAAAGCGTTTAGCAGAAGAGGTGACTCAGCTGATTCATGGAAGCACAGGACTGCAAATCGCTCAAAAAGTTACCCAGTGCTTAGCTCCTGGTGGTAAAGCAATTTTAGAATTTGATGTGTTAAAAGAGATTTCAGCTAATGATATGCCCGTTGAATATGTACAACAGTCCGAGTTAATTGGTCAAAAATATATAGATATTTCTGTGAAAATAGGCCTTGTTTCTAGTAAAAGCGAAGCAGCAAGGCTTATTCATAATAGTGGCGCGTATCTCAATAATCAAAAAATTCATGATATCAATTTTTTAATTGAACCAGAAATGGCAATTGCAGGTCGGTTTTTAGTTTTCAGTTCTGGTAAAAGAAAAAAAATATTAGTTTCTATTAAAAAATAG
- a CDS encoding HU family DNA-binding protein — protein sequence MATITKKKLIQMISRHRGLHPNDVRNVIQSFLDKTTDYLSEGNRLELRDFGVFEVVERKQKIGRNPKNAAVPIIIPARLAVKFTPGKKMRKLMEKKRKLATATEHQSVYKNVPIS from the coding sequence ATGGCAACAATTACTAAAAAAAAGTTGATTCAGATGATTTCTAGACATCGAGGATTGCATCCTAACGATGTACGCAATGTGATTCAATCATTTTTAGATAAAACAACGGATTATCTCTCTGAAGGAAATCGTCTGGAATTACGCGATTTTGGGGTTTTTGAAGTAGTAGAGCGGAAGCAGAAAATAGGTCGTAATCCTAAAAACGCAGCTGTTCCTATTATCATTCCGGCTCGATTGGCTGTAAAATTTACTCCAGGTAAGAAAATGCGTAAGCTAATGGAAAAGAAAAGAAAACTAGCCACAGCCACAGAGCACCAATCTGTATATAAAAATGTGCCGATTAGTTAA
- a CDS encoding L,D-transpeptidase, with the protein MAIARILLIGSTALFSMIAITAMIKKSRAHDEQVSGQIEKNPNPPIIVQQKVEIKKPYTKPLSLNGDLPCINRIYQLFSKNSTSQFPIVETISYSSSVSWLVGRPAWLNDYADYYQTSSSFILRSLGAKGEYPSQRRIVEGNRFNVFRRDKKMEFYLLVDISRCKMGFYYFDTGTNERVLLKTYSIGLGKLDPSKPSGSLTPLGKYLLGKRVATYQLESKGVYQNKTVEMITVFGTHWIPFEQEVERTSEPAKGYGLQGSPWVADSSGQLVEDLTCIGDYSSNGCIRLASKDIEELFSIVITKPTFIEIVKDFKEATLPGIEVATPSR; encoded by the coding sequence TTGGCTATTGCAAGAATTCTACTGATTGGTTCAACTGCCTTGTTTTCTATGATAGCAATTACAGCTATGATTAAAAAAAGTAGAGCTCATGATGAGCAAGTAAGTGGCCAAATAGAGAAAAACCCGAATCCTCCTATAATTGTGCAACAAAAAGTAGAAATAAAAAAGCCTTATACTAAACCGCTTTCGCTAAATGGAGACTTGCCTTGTATAAATCGGATTTATCAACTCTTTTCTAAAAATTCAACTTCTCAATTTCCGATTGTCGAGACGATTTCTTATAGCAGCTCTGTTTCTTGGTTAGTAGGTAGGCCTGCTTGGTTAAATGATTACGCTGACTACTATCAAACCTCTTCTTCTTTTATTTTACGCAGTCTAGGTGCAAAAGGGGAGTATCCTTCACAAAGAAGGATAGTAGAAGGAAATCGCTTTAATGTATTTCGCAGAGATAAAAAAATGGAATTTTATCTGCTTGTAGATATTTCTCGTTGCAAAATGGGATTTTATTATTTTGATACGGGAACTAATGAGAGGGTATTGTTAAAAACATATTCTATTGGTTTAGGCAAATTAGATCCTAGCAAACCCTCTGGTAGTTTAACGCCTCTTGGCAAATATCTTTTGGGAAAGAGAGTTGCTACTTATCAATTGGAAAGCAAAGGGGTTTACCAAAATAAAACGGTGGAAATGATTACAGTATTTGGTACTCATTGGATCCCTTTTGAGCAAGAAGTAGAACGTACTTCTGAACCAGCTAAAGGCTATGGATTACAAGGTTCTCCCTGGGTTGCTGATTCTAGCGGACAGCTTGTAGAGGATTTGACGTGCATTGGAGACTATAGCAGCAATGGATGTATTCGATTAGCCTCAAAAGATATAGAGGAGCTTTTTTCCATTGTAATTACCAAGCCAACATTTATTGAAATTGTGAAAGATTTTAAAGAAGCCACCCTGCCTGGTATAGAAGTGGCAACGCCTTCGCGTTAG
- a CDS encoding acetyl-CoA carboxylase carboxyltransferase subunit alpha, which yields MLAHEKQIVEYEKTISQLKEQNKKDSTLWTEDEIEQLETKLEKLKKNICSQLTPWERVTISRHPKRPKATDYIRNLTEKFIELHGDRAFGDDPAIICGLAKIDDVNFMVIAQEKGHDTESRLHRNFGMPHPEGYRKALRYMRLAAKFHLPILCLIDTPGAYPGLAAEERGQGWAIAQNLFEMSRLSTPIIAILIGEGCSGGALGIGVADVIGMLEHSYYSVISPEAGSSILWKDTNQNETAAKALRMHVEDLLKFKIVDAKIEEPLGGAHHDPSFIYAQVKRYVLEQYKRLTHIDPDVLVEQRYQKYRQIGKFLVEDTGLPQE from the coding sequence ATGTTAGCCCATGAAAAACAGATTGTAGAATACGAAAAGACAATATCTCAATTAAAAGAGCAAAATAAAAAAGATAGCACTTTGTGGACAGAAGATGAAATAGAACAGTTAGAAACAAAGTTAGAAAAACTAAAAAAAAATATATGTTCTCAGCTAACCCCTTGGGAAAGAGTTACCATTAGTCGCCACCCTAAAAGGCCCAAAGCAACTGATTATATTCGCAATTTAACGGAAAAATTTATTGAATTACATGGAGACAGGGCATTTGGGGACGATCCTGCAATTATATGCGGGTTGGCAAAGATAGATGATGTGAATTTTATGGTGATTGCACAAGAAAAGGGTCATGATACAGAAAGTCGTTTGCATCGCAATTTTGGAATGCCTCATCCAGAAGGATACCGTAAGGCTTTAAGATATATGCGTCTTGCCGCTAAATTTCACCTGCCTATTTTGTGTTTAATCGATACTCCAGGTGCTTATCCAGGTCTTGCTGCAGAAGAAAGAGGTCAGGGATGGGCCATTGCACAGAATCTTTTTGAAATGAGCCGTCTTTCTACTCCAATTATTGCTATTTTAATAGGGGAAGGATGCTCTGGTGGAGCTCTTGGAATAGGAGTAGCCGATGTAATAGGGATGTTAGAGCATTCTTATTATTCCGTAATTTCTCCAGAAGCAGGTTCTTCTATTCTTTGGAAAGACACTAATCAGAATGAAACCGCAGCTAAAGCTTTAAGAATGCATGTGGAAGATTTATTAAAATTCAAGATTGTGGATGCAAAAATTGAGGAGCCTTTAGGTGGTGCTCATCACGATCCATCTTTTATATATGCTCAAGTTAAAAGATATGTTCTTGAGCAATATAAGAGGCTAACACATATAGATCCCGATGTTCTTGTTGAACAACGCTATCAAAAATATCGGCAAATTGGTAAATTCTTAGTTGAAGATACGGGGTTACCTCAAGAGTAA
- a CDS encoding ABC transporter ATP-binding protein — translation MKLLLDAALRSCRHLYLFIITFFTLLCLTISSQMEMFALGVLSNNGADFFILFSKENSRDVVALEQVQEKWDLIDKDHTGLITKQQATSFIAQKSEGNPLSWMLAKVKQKLRLSHNIKALILVLISVAIFKAIWLFASRYTTQLLAIRVSRDLRQQYFEHIQSLPMSFYQQHNIGSLSARVVGDAGQIATSINSWLTNYLQTPFTIITCLSMCFYLSWRLSLVIFFGVPLIIIPIVFLARRVKRVSRQLQKNQESFANILIEFLAGIQTVKIFSMEGFSLRKYKEQNERMAVLESKTAKYGLLTRPILHAITTLCLACVVLFGLYTIGMSLSQLIVFCGMLQLVYEPVKKFADENGNIQRGIVAAERMFEVLHIKPDIQDHPDATELTGFFDSIEFDKVWFRYQGDWILKDISFTVRKGETVAIIGPTGAGKSTIVQLMPRLYDIQQGEVRIDGKPLKAYTQKSLREHIAFVSQKPFLFCDTISANIAFGCPFTSQEIEEAAKKAHAEEFIVRLPDQYETILAESGQNLSGGQQQRLAIARALVKKAPILILDEATSALDSISEMYIKDAIINLKGEITQIIIAHRLSTIEHADKIIYLSQGAKIAEGTKEQLLENCPEFRRMWEVHYNLEKTPEESLS, via the coding sequence ATGAAATTACTTTTAGATGCTGCTCTAAGAAGCTGTCGCCATTTATATTTATTTATCATCACTTTCTTTACATTGCTTTGTCTAACGATTTCTAGTCAAATGGAGATGTTCGCTCTAGGTGTATTATCCAATAATGGAGCAGATTTTTTTATCTTATTTTCTAAAGAAAACAGTCGAGATGTGGTTGCTTTAGAACAAGTGCAAGAGAAATGGGACCTGATTGATAAAGATCACACAGGACTTATCACAAAACAACAAGCCACCTCTTTTATTGCACAAAAAAGCGAAGGTAATCCATTAAGTTGGATGCTTGCTAAGGTAAAGCAAAAACTCCGCCTTTCTCATAATATTAAAGCTTTGATCCTAGTCCTGATTTCTGTTGCGATCTTTAAAGCAATTTGGCTTTTTGCAAGCCGCTATACTACACAATTACTTGCTATTCGCGTTAGCCGGGATTTGCGCCAGCAGTACTTTGAGCATATTCAATCCTTACCGATGAGTTTTTATCAGCAGCATAATATTGGTAGCCTTTCTGCTCGAGTCGTTGGTGATGCAGGACAGATAGCTACTTCTATTAATTCTTGGCTAACGAATTATCTGCAAACGCCTTTTACGATTATTACTTGTTTGTCCATGTGCTTTTATCTTTCTTGGCGCTTATCTCTTGTCATCTTTTTTGGAGTGCCTTTAATTATTATTCCCATTGTATTTTTAGCCCGTAGAGTTAAGAGGGTTTCTCGCCAACTACAAAAAAATCAGGAGAGTTTTGCCAATATATTGATCGAATTTTTAGCTGGCATACAGACGGTTAAGATTTTTTCTATGGAAGGGTTTTCTTTGAGAAAATACAAAGAACAAAATGAACGTATGGCTGTTTTAGAAAGTAAAACAGCCAAATATGGTCTTTTGACTCGTCCTATCTTACATGCGATTACCACTTTGTGTTTAGCCTGTGTTGTTTTATTTGGTCTTTATACAATTGGGATGAGCTTATCGCAGTTGATCGTATTCTGTGGCATGCTTCAGCTCGTGTATGAACCCGTTAAAAAATTTGCTGATGAAAATGGAAATATCCAGCGCGGCATTGTAGCTGCTGAGAGGATGTTTGAAGTACTACACATTAAGCCCGATATTCAAGATCACCCAGATGCAACGGAACTTACCGGGTTTTTTGATTCGATAGAATTTGATAAAGTGTGGTTTCGTTATCAAGGGGATTGGATTTTAAAAGATATCTCCTTTACCGTTCGCAAAGGAGAGACTGTAGCCATTATTGGCCCCACAGGAGCTGGTAAATCAACAATTGTACAATTAATGCCTCGTCTTTACGATATTCAGCAAGGAGAAGTTCGTATTGATGGAAAACCTTTAAAAGCCTATACGCAAAAATCCTTACGGGAGCACATTGCTTTTGTTTCTCAAAAACCTTTTTTATTTTGTGATACAATTAGTGCTAATATTGCTTTTGGATGTCCCTTTACTAGCCAAGAAATTGAAGAAGCAGCTAAAAAAGCCCACGCTGAAGAATTTATAGTGCGCTTACCCGATCAATATGAGACAATACTTGCGGAATCAGGACAGAATCTCTCTGGAGGACAACAACAACGCCTGGCTATTGCAAGAGCCCTTGTTAAAAAAGCACCTATTCTTATTCTAGATGAAGCAACATCTGCGCTCGACTCCATTAGCGAAATGTATATTAAAGATGCGATTATCAATTTAAAAGGGGAGATTACTCAGATTATCATTGCACACCGTCTTTCTACGATTGAACACGCAGACAAGATCATTTATCTTTCCCAAGGAGCTAAAATTGCTGAGGGAACCAAAGAGCAGCTATTAGAGAACTGTCCTGAGTTCCGAAGAATGTGGGAGGTTCATTATAATCTAGAAAAAACTCCGGAAGAATCCCTGTCTTAA
- a CDS encoding IS630 family transposase, producing the protein MKTFTRPNRVSNTYRKRPILKSKGLKVKGITAYVHEQYGIKYSQSGMTDWLIQHGFAYKRPKKIPGKLDPEKQRIFIEQYRALKETLNPDEEIYFIDAVHPEHQSQAVCGWIKKGVQKTLQTSGKQLRLHFAGALCLTGMKIFTEEYKTVDADAMLDFFKKLEKQTEARIIHVILDNARSNKNKKLEEFLMSSRIKVHYLPPYSPK; encoded by the coding sequence ATCAAAACTTTCACAAGACCAAACAGAGTCTCTAACACCTACAGGAAAAGACCTATCTTAAAGTCAAAGGGACTTAAAGTCAAAGGGATCACAGCTTATGTGCATGAGCAATATGGGATAAAATATTCCCAAAGTGGCATGACAGATTGGCTCATACAGCACGGATTTGCTTATAAACGTCCTAAAAAGATTCCTGGGAAATTAGATCCTGAAAAACAACGAATTTTCATAGAACAATATAGGGCTTTAAAGGAGACCTTAAACCCTGATGAAGAGATCTATTTCATAGATGCTGTGCATCCTGAACATCAGTCCCAAGCCGTATGTGGATGGATCAAAAAAGGCGTTCAAAAGACTTTGCAGACATCCGGGAAACAATTGCGATTGCATTTTGCTGGAGCTCTTTGCCTGACAGGAATGAAGATTTTTACAGAGGAATATAAGACAGTTGATGCCGATGCAATGCTCGATTTTTTCAAGAAGCTAGAAAAACAGACAGAGGCTCGAATTATTCATGTAATTTTGGATAATGCGAGATCAAACAAAAATAAGAAACTAGAAGAGTTTCTGATGTCTTCTAGGATTAAAGTGCACTATCTCCCTCCTTATTCGCCGAAGTAA
- a CDS encoding helix-turn-helix domain-containing protein, which produces MKKLTPSQRADLEHKLKHPKDYSERNRLCVILGYDEGISTKNLAKTLRISPITVQEYLREYDSENKTGSSPRGGSKSKLSQDQTESLTPTGKDLS; this is translated from the coding sequence ATGAAAAAACTGACCCCTAGCCAGAGAGCTGACTTAGAACACAAGTTAAAGCATCCAAAAGACTATTCTGAACGGAATAGGCTTTGTGTAATTTTGGGCTATGATGAGGGTATCTCAACAAAAAATCTTGCTAAAACACTCCGGATAAGCCCTATCACTGTTCAGGAATACCTCAGAGAATATGATTCCGAAAATAAAACTGGAAGTAGCCCTCGAGGCGGTAGCAAATCAAAACTTTCACAAGACCAAACAGAGTCTCTAACACCTACAGGAAAAGACCTATCTTAA
- a CDS encoding putative quorum-sensing-regulated virulence factor: MKKLRPIYYDTETTGVKSAKDRIIEIAAYDPIEDRSFVELINPECPIPKEASAIHHITDEMVKDAPSFKVIAEKFTQFCPDNTVLIAHNNDAFDQLFLEAEFKRAEVPLPFFQYIDTLKWARKYRNDLPRHSLQFLRETYGFSANQAHRALDDVIILHQVFSVMIDDLPIQTVLQLLSKPQVVSRMPFGKHQGKPLEEVPRNYVTWLASSGAFDKPENKELKQGFEKLGILTPLLTKT; encoded by the coding sequence ATGAAAAAATTACGACCTATTTACTACGATACAGAAACAACTGGCGTAAAGTCTGCTAAAGATCGAATTATTGAAATTGCTGCTTATGATCCGATAGAAGATCGTTCCTTTGTAGAGTTAATCAACCCAGAATGCCCTATTCCAAAAGAAGCTAGTGCTATCCATCACATTACTGATGAAATGGTAAAAGATGCTCCTAGCTTTAAAGTAATTGCGGAAAAATTCACACAATTTTGCCCTGATAATACGGTGTTAATCGCTCACAATAATGACGCCTTTGATCAATTGTTTTTGGAAGCAGAATTTAAACGAGCAGAAGTTCCTCTTCCCTTTTTTCAATATATTGACACCCTTAAATGGGCACGTAAATACCGCAATGATCTCCCTAGGCATTCTCTACAGTTTTTAAGAGAAACCTATGGTTTCTCCGCTAATCAAGCACATAGAGCGCTTGATGATGTAATTATACTGCACCAAGTTTTTAGCGTTATGATTGATGATTTGCCCATTCAAACGGTATTGCAACTTCTTTCTAAACCCCAAGTTGTATCTCGCATGCCATTTGGTAAACATCAAGGCAAGCCTTTAGAAGAGGTTCCTCGTAATTATGTCACATGGCTAGCATCTAGTGGTGCTTTTGATAAACCGGAAAATAAAGAGTTAAAGCAAGGTTTTGAAAAATTAGGAATTTTAACTCCACTTCTTACAAAGACTTAA
- the pdhA gene encoding pyruvate dehydrogenase (acetyl-transferring) E1 component subunit alpha has protein sequence MKKQTVIEYNFFPSNLEKEIALLGKNKLLFALEQMLLIRNFENRAEGAYLQGKIGGFFHSYIGQEAVQTAAVFAMGKDQWWATSYRCHALALLLGATPIELMAELLGRINGNAKGRGGSMHFFTEQLLGGYGIVGGQIPISTGAAFSIKYKQKNALKESKQVSVCFFGEGAVAQGSFHESLNLASLWDLPCIYVIENNHWGMGTHVARALCLEPIAETKAPSFNMKGYTLDGMDFFNCYAGFSSAFEEVKKTSRPILIEVITERFKGHSISDPALYRSKDELKNNMQKDPIFLLMQVMQKANMITESEYQFLNQKQKQIAIDALKYANQSSWPDLVTLGQDVFAPSEENNT, from the coding sequence ATGAAAAAGCAAACCGTAATTGAATACAACTTTTTTCCAAGTAATTTAGAAAAAGAGATTGCCTTACTTGGCAAAAATAAGCTCCTTTTTGCGCTTGAGCAAATGCTATTGATACGCAATTTTGAAAATCGAGCTGAAGGGGCCTACCTGCAGGGTAAAATTGGTGGTTTCTTTCATTCTTATATTGGTCAAGAGGCAGTGCAAACAGCTGCTGTTTTTGCAATGGGGAAAGATCAGTGGTGGGCTACTTCTTATCGTTGCCATGCCTTGGCCCTATTATTAGGAGCTACTCCCATCGAACTCATGGCTGAGTTATTAGGTCGTATTAATGGTAATGCAAAAGGACGAGGTGGTTCGATGCATTTTTTTACAGAGCAGCTTTTAGGAGGGTACGGAATTGTAGGAGGACAAATCCCTATTTCAACAGGCGCTGCTTTTAGCATTAAATATAAACAAAAAAATGCTTTAAAAGAGTCCAAACAAGTTTCTGTATGTTTTTTTGGAGAAGGGGCAGTAGCTCAGGGTTCTTTTCACGAATCACTGAACTTAGCTTCTTTGTGGGATCTTCCTTGCATATATGTGATTGAAAATAATCACTGGGGTATGGGAACCCATGTAGCAAGAGCTCTTTGTTTAGAGCCTATTGCAGAGACAAAGGCGCCTAGTTTTAATATGAAAGGGTATACTTTAGATGGCATGGATTTTTTTAACTGCTATGCAGGTTTTTCTTCGGCATTTGAAGAAGTTAAAAAAACATCGCGTCCTATTTTAATTGAGGTGATTACAGAAAGATTTAAAGGACATTCCATTTCAGATCCTGCTTTGTATCGCAGCAAAGATGAATTAAAAAATAACATGCAAAAAGATCCTATCTTTTTGTTAATGCAAGTTATGCAAAAAGCAAACATGATCACAGAGAGCGAGTATCAATTTCTTAACCAAAAACAAAAGCAAATAGCAATAGATGCTTTAAAATATGCAAATCAAAGTTCTTGGCCCGATCTGGTAACATTAGGGCAAGATGTATTTGCTCCATCAGAAGAGAATAACACATGA